In Micromonospora ferruginea, the sequence GGCGGCTGGTGGCGTTCCTCGGCGGCACGATCGGCAACCTGCTGCCGGCGGAGCGGGCCGGGTTCCTCGCCGCCACCCGCGCGGCGCTGGAGGCCGGCGACTGGCTGCTGGTCGGCACCGACCTGGTGAAGGACCCGGGCGTGATCGTCCCCGCCTACGACGACGCGGCCGGGGTGACCGCCGAGTTCAACCGCAACGTGTTGCGGGTGGTCAACCGGGAGCTGGGCGCGGACTTCGACGTCGACGCGTTCCGCCACGTGGCGGTCTGGGACGCGGAACGGGAGTGGATCGAGATGCGGCTGCGCGCCGCGCGTCCGGCCCGGGTGCGGGTGGCGGCGCTGGACCTCGACGTCGCGTTCGCGGCCGGTGAGGAGCTGCGGACCGAGGTCTCGGCCAAGTTCCGGCCGGCCGGGATCGCCGCCGAGCTGGCCGGGGCCGGGTTCTCCCGCCGGGCGTTCTGGACCGACCCGGACGGCCGGTTCGGGGTGAGCCTGGCCCGCGCCGACTGAGGCGGGGTGGCCCCGGCCACACCCGGCGGGCGGGTCCGGCGGTGATCGGCTAGGCTGGTCGGCGCGAAGGGGAGTAGCCCCCAATGTCGTGGTCGACACACTGGTGCGTTCCGCATCCGGCCACGCGGCCCCGGTCCCCGGGGCGGGCGAGACCTTCGACTCAGGCTGTCGCAGCCGGGTCGAGGGCGCCCCTGTCTCTCCTCCCGGCTTGATCGGGAAGGTTCACATGGAGGGTTTCCTCGTCGCGCTGGTGATCAGCTTCGGCGTCATCTTCGTCGCCGAGCTGGGAGACAAGTCCCAGCTCATGGCCCTGACGTTCGCCACGCGTTTCCGCCCGCTGCCGGTGCTCATCGGCATCACCATCGCCACCGCGATCGTCCACCTGGCCTCGGTGGCCATCGGCGTCGGCCTCAACGCGGCCCTGCCCACGGGCTGGATCTCGCTGGTCGCCGGTCTGGCGTTCCTCGGCTTCGGCGCCTGGACGTTGCGGGGCGACAAGCTGACCGAGGAGGAGAAGCGCAAGGCCGAGCGCAGCACCAAGTCGGCGATCGTCGCGGTCGG encodes:
- a CDS encoding TMEM165/GDT1 family protein → MEGFLVALVISFGVIFVAELGDKSQLMALTFATRFRPLPVLIGITIATAIVHLASVAIGVGLNAALPTGWISLVAGLAFLGFGAWTLRGDKLTEEEKRKAERSTKSAIVAVGVAFFLAELGDKTMLATITLATKYGWFGTWLGSTLGMVAADALAILVGRMLGRRLPERTIRYGAAVLFAICGLWLIFEAIAELT
- the egtD gene encoding L-histidine N(alpha)-methyltransferase, which translates into the protein MSAEPLEIHLEEQDLDRALREDVRVGLTASPKWLPPKWFYDARGSELFEEITRLPEYYPTRAERAVLAAHADDVAALTGAKTLIELGSGSSEKTRLLLDAFTRHGDLGTFVPLDVSISALRASTAQIAAAYPGLRVRGIVGDFTRHLDRLPTGGRRLVAFLGGTIGNLLPAERAGFLAATRAALEAGDWLLVGTDLVKDPGVIVPAYDDAAGVTAEFNRNVLRVVNRELGADFDVDAFRHVAVWDAEREWIEMRLRAARPARVRVAALDLDVAFAAGEELRTEVSAKFRPAGIAAELAGAGFSRRAFWTDPDGRFGVSLARAD